One genomic segment of Paenibacillus sp. FSL H8-0332 includes these proteins:
- a CDS encoding ADP-ribosylglycohydrolase family protein, whose translation MEQLPASYDAYLEFAHSLADIPMRDNWPYYEPDELDEIWRECDPNRPLGQIGVLNLKDSSKRVEAGFLASVCGSMLGKPIEVNPNLSELRQVFTSVGEWPLNDYISEEALHALERRHWSWFETTRGRIRYVAPDDDINYTLMGMMALEQFGEGFTKRNLRDLWINHLPISTTWGPERAILIRSGISYLEHDRELFSPSEIEAWPDFLVQDTELCGAAIRADAYGYACPGQPALAAELAWRDASFTHRRTGIYATMFIAAAIAAAIAAAHVLRDRLEIIRTALQFVPRRSRFYEITADCLQIVANADNWLEAYQSIHHKYANHSHCQVYQEIGTLINTFRFADNVGDGICKQVMQGNDTDSFGATAGSLLGVYFGPDSLEARWLDPFQDRIHTGLSYFHEQQLSRLAERVGRLPELLHTGKHRIQPSELYVNENLGI comes from the coding sequence TGGAACAGCTTCCAGCCAGCTATGATGCTTATCTGGAATTCGCCCATAGCTTGGCTGATATTCCAATGCGGGACAACTGGCCTTACTATGAGCCGGACGAGTTGGATGAGATATGGCGGGAATGCGACCCGAATAGACCTTTAGGCCAGATCGGAGTCTTGAATCTGAAGGACAGTTCCAAGCGTGTGGAGGCGGGCTTCCTCGCTTCAGTCTGTGGTTCAATGCTGGGAAAGCCAATTGAGGTTAATCCTAACTTGTCCGAACTGCGTCAAGTATTTACCTCTGTAGGGGAATGGCCGCTGAATGATTATATCTCGGAAGAAGCTCTCCATGCGTTGGAGCGTCGTCATTGGTCCTGGTTCGAGACGACTCGGGGGCGGATTCGTTATGTGGCACCTGATGATGATATCAACTACACCTTAATGGGAATGATGGCTTTAGAACAATTCGGTGAGGGTTTTACTAAAAGAAACCTAAGAGATTTATGGATTAATCATCTTCCGATAAGTACAACATGGGGGCCGGAGAGGGCCATCCTGATTCGGTCGGGGATTAGCTATTTGGAGCATGACAGGGAACTATTCAGCCCTTCTGAAATAGAGGCTTGGCCCGACTTCCTGGTGCAAGATACAGAATTATGCGGGGCGGCGATTCGTGCAGATGCTTACGGCTATGCCTGTCCTGGTCAACCCGCTCTTGCGGCCGAGCTGGCTTGGCGTGATGCGAGTTTTACACATCGGCGGACGGGAATCTATGCCACGATGTTCATTGCCGCTGCAATTGCCGCTGCAATTGCTGCCGCACATGTGCTGCGCGATCGGCTTGAAATCATAAGAACTGCACTGCAATTCGTCCCTAGAAGGAGCCGATTCTATGAGATTACTGCGGATTGTCTCCAGATCGTAGCGAATGCAGATAACTGGCTGGAAGCTTATCAGAGCATTCATCACAAGTACGCGAATCATTCCCACTGTCAGGTTTATCAGGAAATCGGCACCTTGATAAATACATTTCGATTTGCTGACAATGTTGGTGACGGAATATGCAAGCAGGTCATGCAAGGCAACGATACTGACAGCTTCGGAGCAACAGCTGGATCTCTGCTCGGGGTGTATTTCGGCCCGGACAGCTTGGAAGCGAGATGGCTTGACCCTTTCCAGGACCGGATTCATACGGGCTTATCTTATTTTCACGAGCAACAACTATCCCGCTTGGCTGAGCGCGTAGGGCGTTTGCCAGAGCTGTTGCACACAGGTAAGCATCGAATT